A stretch of Aedes aegypti strain LVP_AGWG chromosome 2, AaegL5.0 Primary Assembly, whole genome shotgun sequence DNA encodes these proteins:
- the LOC23687597 gene encoding FK506-binding protein 5 isoform X1: MKIIQCVLLATVIGVTVAFPTPQEVKATAKTAENEEHVPTVQKIEIHVEVKAMSPDIKMPATVTVSEVHESSDSALKKPVEVAKSSDTSKPTETVKLHKEVIVKSPTADESKTKSVDIKANVHVEKASEKLGEIKAASNVIDKAAEVTPKTTEAIEDVPESKSAFDPKPTANTLEPKPVTIEDSKTKSVELVQDTSTSEPKPVVVEAPLAKSTEQKPQNLVNKDESEKDSKQANDDDDSKEDNSSEESPKELIRASPVVTLEEAVKETMVKTVKEEATTEARAVVTQKDTQVPVVTERMKQGAKSVEDETVIPIVEDLPNKKPTVEAEPTYRMIPVTVVIEKPKTKEIAVKAIEPIKPVEQKEEEKPVVKIIESATDDKKSVESESPKENIAVVQTVESETVKDEVKEEDSSSISPKSESVKQEEDMPLVKSTDQTTVNAEIQDSTVTEMQKDDTVATKSIDLTSTVVDPVTVSVSPAATEEVLPKVSQEPDVFIVEPVATVQEDAIETESSVVPAKETEIETVKSVEMEGSSTKATIAESETSEKEADDSSISSSTATKALEDVTKLSEVMEKVEEPAAEEAEISTTTTTTTTTTTPAPKTEGKKGKKKLPANIRGYSKRLQQDQKKAQ, from the exons ATGAAAATCATCCAGTGTGTCCTACTGGCAACGGTGATTGGTGTCACCGTGGCATTCCCGACTCCTCAAGAAGTCAAAGCTACTGCTAAAACTGCGGAAAACGAAGAGCATGTCCCAACagtacaaaaaattgaaatccacgTTGAAGTGAAGGCCATGTCGCCAGACATTAAAATGCCGGCCACCGTCACAGTTTCGGAAGTGCACGAGTCTTCAGATAGTGCTTTGAAAAAGCCAGTAGAAGTGGCCAAATCGTCAGACACTTCAAAGCCTACAGAAACTGTTAAATTACATAAGGAAGTCATTGTGAAATCACCAACGGCTGATGAGAGCAAAACCAAATCAGTTGATATTAAAGCAAATGTACATGTTGAAAAAGCTTCGGAAAAACTTGGGGAAATAAAAGCTGCATCGAATGTGATTGACAAGGCAGCTGAAGTCACACCGAAGACAACAGAAGCCATTGAAGACGTACctgaatcaaaatcagcatttgATCCGAAACCAACAGCGAACACTCTTGAACCTAAACCAGTAACGATTGAAGATTCTAAAACTAAATCAGTAGAACTTGTTCAAGATACATCCACTTCGGAACCAAAgccagttgttgtggaagctcCGTTAGCGAAATCAACCGAGCAGAAGCCGCAAAACCTTGTGAACAAAGATGAATCAGAAAAGGATTCCAAACAAGCTAATGACGATGATGATTCGAAAGAAGACAATTCCAGCGAGGAATCTCCTAAGGAACTAATCCGGGCATCACCCGTTGTTACTCTTGAAGAAGCTGTAAAGGAAACAATGGTTAAAACAGTGAAGGAAGAAGCAACTACTGAAGCAAGAGCTGTTGTAACGCAGAAGGACACTCAGGTGCCCGTGGTGACGGAGAGAATGAAACAAGGAGCTAAAAGTGTAGAAGATGAGACTGTGATCCCAATCGTGGAAGATCTTCCAAACAAGAAACCTACTGTTGAGGCGGAGCCTACCTATAGAATGATTCCGGTGACGGTTGTAATTGAAAAGCCTAAAACAAAAGAAATTGCCGTGAAGGCAATTGAACCTATCAAACCTGTCGAGCAAAAGGAAGAAGAGAAACCTGTTGTAAAGATTATTGAATCAGCTACTGACGACAAGAAATCGGTTGAAAGCGAATCACCGAAGGAAAACATTGCTGTAGTCCAGACCGTTGAGAGTGAAACTGTGAAAGATGAagtaaaagaagaagattcttcCTCTATCTCTCCCAAGTCTGAGTCTGTAAAACAAGAAGAAGATATGCCTTTGGTAAAATCCACTGACCAAACAACTGTCAATGCTGAAATTCAAGATTCTACAGTAACAGAGATGCAAAAGGACGACACTGTTGCAACTAAATCCATCGATCTCACCAGCACTGTAGTCGACCCAGTTACAGTAAGCGTTTCTCCTGCGGCCACTGAGGAAGTATTACCTAAGGTATCACAAGAACCCGATGTGTTCATTGTAGAACCCGTGGCAACAGTCCAGGAGGATGCTATTGAAACTGAATCCTCTGTAGTGCCAGCAAAAGAAACAGAAATTGAAACAGTGAAATCCGTTGAAATGGAGGGGAGTTCAACTAAAGCAACGATCGCAGAAAGCGAAACATCTGAGAAAGAAGCTGACGATTCGAGTATCAGTAGTAGTACAGCCACTAAGGCGTTAGAGGATGTAACTAAACTGAGCGAAGTGATGGAGAAGGTTGAGGAACCCGCCGCCGAGGAAGCGGAAATTTCGACCACGACCACGACGACAACGACCACCACGACACCTGCTCCTAAAACAGAGGGCAAAAAGGGAAAGAAGAAGTTGCCAG CTAATATCCGAGGGTACAGCAAGCGTCTGCAACAGGATCAAAAGAAGGCACAGTGA
- the LOC23687597 gene encoding FK506-binding protein 5 isoform X2: protein MKIIQCVLLATVIGVTVAFPTPQEVKATAKTAENEEHVPTVQKIEIHVEVKAMSPDIKMPATVTVSEVHESSDSALKKPVEVAKSSDTSKPTETVKLHKEVIVKSPTADESKTKSVDIKANVHVEKASEKLGEIKAASNVIDKAAEVTPKTTEAIEDVPESKSAFDPKPTANTLEPKPVTIEDSKTKSVELVQDTSTSEPKPVVVEAPLAKSTEQKPQNLVNKDESEKDSKQANDDDDSKEDNSSEESPKELIRASPVVTLEEAVKETMVKTVKEEATTEARAVVTQKDTQVPVVTERMKQGAKSVEDETVIPIVEDLPNKKPTVEAEPTYRMIPVTVVIEKPKTKEIAVKAIEPIKPVEQKEEEKPVVKIIESATDDKKSVESESPKENIAVVQTVESETVKDEVKEEDSSSISPKSESVKQEEDMPLVKSTDQTTVNAEIQDSTVTEMQKDDTVATKSIDLTSTVVDPVTVSVSPAATEEVLPKVSQEPDVFIVEPVATVQEDAIETESSVVPAKETEIETVKSVEMEGSSTKATIAESETSEKEADDSSISSSTATKALEDVTKLSEVMEKVEEPAAEEAEISTTTTTTTTTTTPAPKTEGKKGKKKLPGSNNKQNTI, encoded by the exons ATGAAAATCATCCAGTGTGTCCTACTGGCAACGGTGATTGGTGTCACCGTGGCATTCCCGACTCCTCAAGAAGTCAAAGCTACTGCTAAAACTGCGGAAAACGAAGAGCATGTCCCAACagtacaaaaaattgaaatccacgTTGAAGTGAAGGCCATGTCGCCAGACATTAAAATGCCGGCCACCGTCACAGTTTCGGAAGTGCACGAGTCTTCAGATAGTGCTTTGAAAAAGCCAGTAGAAGTGGCCAAATCGTCAGACACTTCAAAGCCTACAGAAACTGTTAAATTACATAAGGAAGTCATTGTGAAATCACCAACGGCTGATGAGAGCAAAACCAAATCAGTTGATATTAAAGCAAATGTACATGTTGAAAAAGCTTCGGAAAAACTTGGGGAAATAAAAGCTGCATCGAATGTGATTGACAAGGCAGCTGAAGTCACACCGAAGACAACAGAAGCCATTGAAGACGTACctgaatcaaaatcagcatttgATCCGAAACCAACAGCGAACACTCTTGAACCTAAACCAGTAACGATTGAAGATTCTAAAACTAAATCAGTAGAACTTGTTCAAGATACATCCACTTCGGAACCAAAgccagttgttgtggaagctcCGTTAGCGAAATCAACCGAGCAGAAGCCGCAAAACCTTGTGAACAAAGATGAATCAGAAAAGGATTCCAAACAAGCTAATGACGATGATGATTCGAAAGAAGACAATTCCAGCGAGGAATCTCCTAAGGAACTAATCCGGGCATCACCCGTTGTTACTCTTGAAGAAGCTGTAAAGGAAACAATGGTTAAAACAGTGAAGGAAGAAGCAACTACTGAAGCAAGAGCTGTTGTAACGCAGAAGGACACTCAGGTGCCCGTGGTGACGGAGAGAATGAAACAAGGAGCTAAAAGTGTAGAAGATGAGACTGTGATCCCAATCGTGGAAGATCTTCCAAACAAGAAACCTACTGTTGAGGCGGAGCCTACCTATAGAATGATTCCGGTGACGGTTGTAATTGAAAAGCCTAAAACAAAAGAAATTGCCGTGAAGGCAATTGAACCTATCAAACCTGTCGAGCAAAAGGAAGAAGAGAAACCTGTTGTAAAGATTATTGAATCAGCTACTGACGACAAGAAATCGGTTGAAAGCGAATCACCGAAGGAAAACATTGCTGTAGTCCAGACCGTTGAGAGTGAAACTGTGAAAGATGAagtaaaagaagaagattcttcCTCTATCTCTCCCAAGTCTGAGTCTGTAAAACAAGAAGAAGATATGCCTTTGGTAAAATCCACTGACCAAACAACTGTCAATGCTGAAATTCAAGATTCTACAGTAACAGAGATGCAAAAGGACGACACTGTTGCAACTAAATCCATCGATCTCACCAGCACTGTAGTCGACCCAGTTACAGTAAGCGTTTCTCCTGCGGCCACTGAGGAAGTATTACCTAAGGTATCACAAGAACCCGATGTGTTCATTGTAGAACCCGTGGCAACAGTCCAGGAGGATGCTATTGAAACTGAATCCTCTGTAGTGCCAGCAAAAGAAACAGAAATTGAAACAGTGAAATCCGTTGAAATGGAGGGGAGTTCAACTAAAGCAACGATCGCAGAAAGCGAAACATCTGAGAAAGAAGCTGACGATTCGAGTATCAGTAGTAGTACAGCCACTAAGGCGTTAGAGGATGTAACTAAACTGAGCGAAGTGATGGAGAAGGTTGAGGAACCCGCCGCCGAGGAAGCGGAAATTTCGACCACGACCACGACGACAACGACCACCACGACACCTGCTCCTAAAACAGAGGGCAAAAAGGGAAAGAAGAAGTTGCCAGGTTCGAACAATAAACAGAATACAAT CTAA